In a genomic window of Nostoc sp. UHCC 0870:
- the petG gene encoding cytochrome b6-f complex subunit V → MVEPLLSGIVLGLIVVTLAGLFYAAYKQYKRPNELGG, encoded by the coding sequence GTGGTTGAACCCCTGCTTTCAGGTATTGTTCTTGGTTTGATTGTAGTTACCCTCGCTGGGTTGTTTTACGCTGCCTACAAGCAATACAAACGACCCAATGAGTTGGGTGGTTGA
- a CDS encoding DUF1816 domain-containing protein — protein MTTIWHNLKETAINTYNTLGLAWWVEIETQNPRCTYYFGPFLNSTDAKVETKGYVEDLEAEGAQGILVNVKRCKPDNLTIAEDLGERIDRKVTPAFSGQI, from the coding sequence ATGACAACAATTTGGCATAACCTGAAGGAAACTGCAATTAATACGTATAATACCCTTGGCTTGGCTTGGTGGGTAGAAATTGAGACTCAAAATCCCCGTTGTACTTATTACTTCGGGCCTTTTCTCAATTCCACTGATGCCAAGGTAGAAACCAAAGGCTACGTAGAAGATTTAGAAGCAGAAGGAGCGCAAGGGATACTGGTAAACGTCAAGCGATGCAAGCCAGATAATTTAACTATTGCTGAAGACCTGGGGGAACGGATTGACCGCAAAGTAACGCCTGCCTTTAGCGGTCAGATTTAG
- the rlmB gene encoding 23S rRNA (guanosine(2251)-2'-O)-methyltransferase RlmB yields MNNKPKKIKTATEPNRGPVLKLKGKRVVTSSTSRSPRQGDNQPHPRRIFTPPSVSPKPIEERERDSDNDMIYGRHPVLSALQNQRELNRIWVTSRLRYDPRFHNLILKAKENGTVIDEVEPKRLDQITDQANHQGIAAQIAPYSYIELHELIEQAKSVTDPVIVVADGITDPHNLGAIIRTAEAIGSQGLIIPQRRASGITSTVVKVAAGALENFPVARVINLSRALEELKAAGFWIYGTAADGSEPLHAVSFRGPIVLVVGSEGEGLSMLTQRSCDVLVSIPLLGKTPSLNASVASGMALYEIFRQRAVNTLYLDKLPKPL; encoded by the coding sequence ATGAACAATAAACCTAAAAAAATCAAAACTGCTACCGAACCTAATCGCGGGCCAGTCCTCAAACTTAAAGGCAAGCGTGTTGTAACTAGCTCGACGAGTCGCAGTCCCAGACAAGGAGACAATCAGCCACATCCACGCCGTATCTTTACTCCTCCATCGGTATCTCCCAAACCAATAGAAGAAAGAGAAAGAGATAGCGATAACGACATGATCTATGGTCGTCATCCAGTCTTAAGTGCCTTACAAAATCAACGGGAACTCAACCGCATTTGGGTTACTTCTCGTCTGCGTTACGATCCCCGATTTCATAATCTAATTCTCAAAGCCAAAGAAAACGGCACAGTCATTGACGAAGTAGAACCCAAGCGGCTAGATCAAATCACAGACCAAGCCAACCACCAAGGAATCGCTGCACAAATAGCTCCCTATTCATACATTGAATTACACGAATTGATAGAGCAGGCTAAGTCAGTCACTGATCCCGTTATTGTAGTAGCTGACGGCATCACCGATCCCCATAACCTGGGTGCAATTATTCGTACTGCTGAGGCTATCGGCTCTCAAGGTCTCATTATCCCTCAAAGAAGAGCATCAGGGATTACCTCTACAGTAGTAAAAGTCGCAGCCGGTGCTTTAGAAAACTTTCCTGTAGCTAGAGTAATTAACCTCAGTCGTGCTTTAGAAGAATTGAAAGCAGCTGGTTTTTGGATTTATGGTACTGCGGCCGATGGTAGCGAACCCCTCCATGCTGTCAGCTTCCGTGGCCCTATCGTTTTAGTCGTAGGTTCGGAAGGCGAAGGTCTTAGTATGTTGACACAACGATCCTGTGATGTATTGGTATCAATTCCCCTGCTGGGTAAGACCCCCAGCCTAAACGCCTCTGTAGCATCAGGTATGGCACTGTACGAGATTTTTCGTCAACGTGCTGTAAATACTTTATACCTAGATAAATTACCAAAACCTCTTTGA
- a CDS encoding Mini-ribonuclease 3, with translation MKSKEEELLDSKDEDPLTDTSWHQSLLANTAQFTPQISQGQIRQISPSALAYLGDAIYELYARMYYLLPLQRPEAYHKMVVAQVRAETQALHLRSLTPYLTTSELEIVRRGRNAATGRPKRVNPEIYQQATSLETLIGYLYLTDLPRLTELLQKIHLEK, from the coding sequence GTGAAGTCAAAGGAGGAAGAGTTGTTAGATAGCAAAGATGAAGATCCCCTGACGGATACATCTTGGCATCAATCGCTCTTAGCAAATACAGCGCAATTCACACCACAGATTTCCCAGGGGCAAATACGGCAAATTTCCCCCTCAGCTTTAGCGTATTTGGGGGATGCAATCTACGAGCTTTATGCTAGAATGTATTACCTGCTACCACTACAAAGGCCAGAAGCTTATCATAAAATGGTAGTAGCACAGGTAAGAGCAGAAACACAGGCGCTACATTTGCGATCGCTAACTCCTTACTTGACAACATCCGAATTAGAAATTGTCCGGCGAGGCCGTAACGCCGCCACAGGACGACCTAAACGGGTTAATCCCGAAATATATCAACAAGCAACTAGTCTAGAAACTTTAATTGGCTACTTGTATCTCACCGATTTGCCACGCTTAACCGAACTATTGCAAAAAATCCATCTAGAGAAATAA
- a CDS encoding STAS domain-containing protein, with product MIAEPLNLTVSLRGTREARDNYQLFRLTGLLDAFSEPTFRKVLGNKIEEGPKHIILDLSQIDFVDSSGLGALVQLAKQAQTAEGTLQIVTNARVTQTVKLVRLEKFLSLQTSVEAALDNIKQS from the coding sequence ATTATTGCTGAACCACTAAATCTAACCGTCAGCCTGAGAGGCACTCGTGAAGCACGGGATAATTATCAGCTATTCCGCCTCACAGGGTTGTTAGATGCCTTTTCTGAACCGACATTTCGCAAGGTTCTTGGCAACAAAATTGAAGAAGGACCAAAGCACATTATTCTGGATCTTTCGCAAATTGACTTTGTTGATAGTTCTGGGTTGGGTGCTTTGGTACAGCTAGCCAAGCAAGCTCAAACCGCCGAAGGAACTTTGCAAATCGTCACCAATGCCCGTGTAACTCAAACGGTCAAGCTTGTGCGCTTAGAGAAGTTTCTCTCGCTGCAAACCTCTGTTGAAGCAGCTCTAGACAACATCAAGCAGTCTTGA
- the carA gene encoding glutamine-hydrolyzing carbamoyl-phosphate synthase small subunit has protein sequence MHLSDAIPALLVLADGTAYRGWSFGATATTIGEVVFNTGMTGYQEVLTDPSYCGQIVIFTYPELGNTGVNPEDEESDKPQVRGAIARNICYKPSNWRSTQSLPDYLQQHHIPGIYGIDTRALTRKIRMYGAMNGGISTEILDEAELLEQVQAAPNMAGLNLVREVTTTQVYEWSDPTIPAWEFKPETAVNNQESLTVVALDFGVKRNILRRLASYGCRVIVVPADTPAAEILKYNPDGIFLSNGPGDPSAVSEGIATAKTLLESQKPIFGICMGHQILGHALGAETFKLKFGHRGLNQPAGLTQRIEITSQNHSFAINPDSLPEAVVEISHLNLNDRTVAGLRHKSLPIFSVQYHPEASPGPHDADYLFEQFVQAMQTASQTTTAEVS, from the coding sequence ATGCACCTGTCTGACGCAATACCTGCTCTACTTGTCTTAGCAGATGGAACTGCTTACCGTGGCTGGTCTTTTGGTGCGACGGCAACCACCATTGGAGAAGTCGTGTTTAACACTGGCATGACTGGATATCAAGAAGTCTTGACTGATCCCAGTTACTGCGGTCAAATTGTCATATTCACCTATCCTGAGTTGGGGAATACTGGCGTTAATCCCGAAGACGAAGAATCGGACAAACCACAAGTACGAGGTGCGATCGCCCGCAATATTTGTTATAAACCAAGTAATTGGCGATCGACACAATCCCTCCCTGACTACCTCCAACAACACCACATTCCAGGTATCTACGGCATAGATACCCGCGCTCTCACCCGCAAAATTCGGATGTATGGAGCAATGAACGGTGGTATCTCTACAGAAATTTTGGATGAAGCAGAGTTGTTAGAGCAGGTACAGGCAGCTCCTAACATGGCAGGCTTAAATCTAGTTCGGGAAGTCACCACAACCCAAGTATACGAGTGGTCAGATCCCACAATCCCCGCGTGGGAATTCAAGCCAGAAACTGCTGTCAATAACCAGGAATCCTTGACGGTTGTCGCCCTAGACTTTGGCGTAAAACGCAATATCTTACGCCGTTTAGCTAGTTATGGTTGTCGGGTAATTGTTGTACCTGCCGATACACCAGCAGCAGAAATTCTCAAATACAATCCTGATGGTATCTTCCTCTCCAACGGGCCAGGTGATCCGTCAGCAGTCTCAGAAGGGATTGCTACGGCTAAAACCCTGCTCGAAAGTCAAAAACCCATTTTTGGCATTTGTATGGGACACCAAATTCTTGGTCATGCCTTGGGAGCAGAAACCTTTAAGCTAAAATTTGGGCATCGGGGTTTAAATCAGCCTGCGGGATTAACACAAAGAATAGAAATTACCAGCCAAAACCACAGCTTTGCGATCAACCCAGATTCTTTACCTGAAGCAGTTGTGGAAATTAGTCACCTCAACTTAAACGATCGCACCGTTGCTGGATTAAGGCACAAATCCCTACCCATTTTCTCAGTGCAGTACCACCCAGAAGCCAGTCCAGGCCCCCACGACGCTGATTACTTGTTTGAGCAGTTTGTCCAAGCCATGCAAACAGCAAGTCAAACAACTACAGCCGAAGTGAGTTAA
- a CDS encoding retropepsin-like aspartic protease family protein: protein MLQPFFSRATLIVLSGAIAVGSVGCSAGKPKTGILRNQQSVVTDDLAVVQSSNKTTPAPNIPASTDLPSSVLEPSSFELGLDKAAGATSISQSAQSPDDWYLVASQYHDAIALMQKVERQSSEFAIAQTKISEYEGHMKYAIRQANTVARPSSKSVAVASQKGKVAISRPASPPSETSASSRFTIPVPPPETTELPPETSTFPLSAAISPEKVYSAPIKRRVGGTPVVSVTFNGQQQFDMIVDTGASGTVITQEMARALGVVVVGKAKANTASSKAVEFAIGYLDSMTLGGVRVNRVPVAIAGTELETGLLGHDFFGNYDVTIKRNVVEFRPQSHSDANSVGIQLTVPTLSTQYQSVGSP from the coding sequence ATGCTTCAGCCCTTTTTTTCTCGTGCAACCCTAATTGTTCTCTCTGGTGCGATCGCAGTTGGGAGTGTTGGTTGTAGTGCAGGTAAGCCGAAGACGGGTATTCTGCGGAATCAACAGTCTGTAGTGACTGATGATTTAGCCGTAGTACAATCTTCAAATAAAACTACGCCAGCACCCAATATCCCAGCATCAACAGACCTGCCATCATCGGTATTAGAACCTAGTTCTTTTGAATTGGGATTAGATAAGGCGGCAGGTGCGACAAGTATCAGTCAATCGGCTCAATCACCAGATGATTGGTATTTGGTGGCGAGTCAGTATCATGATGCGATCGCTTTGATGCAGAAAGTGGAACGGCAAAGCTCAGAGTTTGCGATCGCGCAAACGAAAATTTCTGAGTACGAAGGACACATGAAATATGCTATCCGGCAAGCTAATACTGTGGCTCGTCCATCATCTAAGTCGGTAGCGGTAGCATCTCAAAAGGGAAAGGTGGCTATTTCTCGTCCGGCTTCACCCCCATCTGAGACTTCCGCATCATCCAGATTTACCATTCCTGTTCCTCCCCCTGAAACTACAGAACTACCACCTGAAACCAGCACTTTTCCCTTATCAGCCGCTATTTCTCCAGAAAAAGTATATTCTGCCCCAATTAAACGCCGGGTTGGGGGTACGCCTGTAGTGAGTGTGACTTTTAATGGTCAACAGCAATTTGACATGATTGTTGATACAGGCGCAAGTGGAACTGTGATTACCCAAGAAATGGCGCGTGCTTTGGGAGTTGTGGTGGTGGGGAAAGCTAAAGCTAACACCGCTAGTTCTAAGGCTGTGGAATTTGCGATTGGTTATCTGGATTCGATGACCTTGGGGGGTGTGAGAGTGAATCGAGTTCCTGTAGCGATCGCTGGGACAGAACTGGAAACGGGTTTACTGGGACATGACTTTTTTGGTAACTATGATGTCACCATTAAACGCAACGTGGTAGAGTTCCGCCCTCAATCGCACTCAGATGCTAACTCTGTAGGAATTCAACTAACTGTTCCAACTTTGTCCACGCAGTACCAGTCTGTAGGATCTCCTTAG
- the trpD gene encoding anthranilate phosphoribosyltransferase gives MTTSASAITSGGAQPIASTEPYLILQQLIDGQSLSRAQAAELMQGWLTEAVPPELSGAILTALNFKGVSAEELTGMAEVLQSQSKMGTGDWGLGTGKTSPTLSTIIDTCGTGGDGSSTFNISTAVAFVVAAYGVPVAKHGNRSASSLTGSADVLEALGVNLAADSEKVQAALPEVGITFLFAPGWHPALKAVAQLRRTLRIRTVFNLLGPLVNPLRPTGQVVGLFTPTLLETVAQALHNLGKEKAIVLHGREKLDEAGLGDLTDLAVLSGGEVKLTTVNPQEVGVTPAPITALKGGDVQENAVILKAVLQGKGTQAQQDAVALNASLALQVAGAIPLLDHAQGVTVAKEILQTGTAWTKLEQLVEFLQS, from the coding sequence ATGACAACTTCTGCTTCTGCGATCACCTCCGGTGGGGCGCAGCCCATCGCCTCCACCGAACCCTATCTAATCCTGCAACAGTTAATCGATGGTCAATCCCTCAGTCGCGCCCAAGCTGCTGAACTAATGCAAGGTTGGCTGACTGAAGCAGTTCCCCCAGAATTATCCGGCGCAATCTTAACAGCACTCAACTTTAAAGGCGTGTCCGCCGAGGAACTCACCGGAATGGCGGAAGTCTTACAATCTCAATCGAAGATGGGGACTGGGGATTGGGGACTGGGGACTGGGAAAACTTCCCCCACACTCAGCACTATCATTGATACTTGTGGCACTGGTGGGGATGGTTCTTCCACTTTCAATATTTCTACAGCCGTGGCTTTTGTGGTGGCTGCTTATGGTGTACCTGTCGCCAAGCATGGTAATCGTTCTGCATCAAGTTTGACAGGTAGTGCCGATGTCTTAGAAGCGTTAGGGGTCAATTTAGCTGCTGATAGTGAAAAAGTCCAAGCTGCACTCCCAGAAGTCGGGATTACTTTCTTGTTTGCCCCTGGTTGGCATCCCGCACTCAAAGCAGTGGCACAATTACGCCGGACTTTAAGAATCCGCACAGTGTTTAATTTGCTTGGCCCTTTGGTAAACCCTCTGCGTCCAACTGGGCAAGTGGTAGGGTTATTTACACCCACACTTCTAGAAACTGTTGCCCAAGCTTTACACAATTTGGGGAAAGAAAAGGCGATTGTCCTCCACGGACGAGAAAAACTTGATGAGGCTGGGTTAGGTGATTTAACAGATTTGGCTGTGTTATCTGGTGGTGAAGTCAAGTTAACTACAGTCAATCCCCAAGAGGTAGGTGTCACACCAGCACCAATTACAGCCCTCAAAGGTGGCGATGTCCAAGAAAACGCCGTGATTTTAAAAGCAGTGCTACAAGGGAAAGGAACTCAAGCACAACAAGACGCTGTAGCCCTGAATGCTTCCTTGGCACTACAAGTAGCCGGTGCGATCCCATTGTTGGATCATGCCCAAGGTGTGACAGTGGCTAAGGAGATCCTACAGACTGGTACTGCGTGGACAAAGTTGGAACAGTTAGTTGAATTCCTACAGAGTTAG
- a CDS encoding inorganic phosphate transporter has protein sequence MWLVSIFIATLFLAYVKGANDNFKGVATLFGSRIASYQTAILWASFTTFAGALTSTIFANELVKTFSGQGIVKDAIANSPNFHIAVAIATGLTVLIATILGLPISTSHSLTGAILGGALVAVGLKANFAVLLSYFVLPLFVSPIIAIVLGAGIYSLIEYIKPKFSFPVNQRFIKIAHYISAGMICFTKGFNDTPKLVSLVMVIEYFSRQGSMITIAMAMALGGLISSQKVAETMSMKITPMNHIQGLSANIITSSLVIAASYFGLPISTTHVTVSSIFGVGLITKKNDKIVFLKIFMAWILTLPIATIIGGIIYRLLQK, from the coding sequence ATGTGGTTAGTAAGTATATTTATTGCTACGCTATTTCTGGCTTATGTTAAAGGAGCTAATGACAATTTTAAAGGTGTGGCTACACTTTTTGGTAGTCGTATAGCTAGCTACCAAACAGCAATCTTATGGGCAAGTTTCACAACTTTTGCAGGTGCTTTAACATCTACTATATTTGCTAATGAGTTAGTTAAAACGTTTTCCGGTCAGGGTATTGTCAAAGATGCGATCGCTAATTCCCCTAACTTTCATATAGCAGTAGCGATCGCCACTGGTTTAACGGTATTAATTGCTACTATTTTGGGCTTACCTATTTCGACTTCCCATAGTTTAACAGGTGCTATTCTTGGCGGAGCATTAGTAGCGGTCGGACTTAAAGCTAATTTTGCAGTTCTTTTAAGTTACTTTGTTTTACCCTTATTTGTCAGTCCTATTATTGCTATTGTTTTAGGAGCAGGAATTTACAGCTTAATTGAATATATCAAGCCAAAGTTTTCTTTCCCCGTAAACCAACGTTTCATTAAGATTGCCCACTATATTAGTGCTGGAATGATCTGTTTTACGAAAGGCTTTAATGATACACCAAAACTTGTTTCTCTTGTGATGGTAATTGAATATTTTTCTAGGCAAGGTTCAATGATTACCATTGCAATGGCTATGGCATTAGGTGGATTAATTAGCTCTCAAAAAGTTGCTGAAACTATGAGCATGAAAATCACACCTATGAATCATATTCAGGGTTTATCAGCAAACATCATTACAAGTAGTTTAGTCATTGCAGCTAGTTATTTTGGTCTGCCTATCTCTACAACTCATGTTACTGTTAGTTCAATTTTTGGCGTGGGATTAATAACTAAAAAAAACGACAAAATTGTTTTTTTGAAGATTTTTATGGCATGGATTTTAACATTACCGATTGCTACCATTATTGGAGGCATAATTTATAGATTACTGCAAAAGTAA
- a CDS encoding Mo-dependent nitrogenase C-terminal domain-containing protein: MTSFTQLHSHNDLLNPIRRWLEGIEIHNHKLAHLLCRVIPAQCPFERDIKLFGRQLFHIPPMCKLNPFYEQVVGLRFKALCYLADECGEDITAYC, translated from the coding sequence ATGACAAGCTTTACTCAACTTCACTCCCACAACGACCTACTTAATCCTATTCGCAGATGGTTAGAAGGAATCGAAATTCATAACCATAAACTAGCTCATCTGTTATGTAGAGTTATTCCTGCTCAATGTCCATTTGAAAGAGATATTAAGCTGTTTGGTCGTCAACTATTCCACATTCCGCCAATGTGTAAATTAAATCCTTTCTACGAACAAGTAGTAGGTTTACGCTTCAAGGCACTTTGTTATCTAGCTGATGAATGTGGTGAAGATATAACAGCTTATTGCTAA
- a CDS encoding class I SAM-dependent methyltransferase: MTNDFLKNKKFIFDRWASSYDWLLPSVFYQAVHKRLLEYVDLPERANVLDLGCGTGRLLERLATDFPHLQGTGLDLSSKMLQVARLSNRHHPRLIFIEGKAEALPFGDGQFDAVFNSISFLHYQEPKQVLQEVARVLTPGGRFYLVDITTKKEKEPQTLSISHQGIKFYSPQQREILGAVAGLSCLHHHYLLGPVLLTVFAK; the protein is encoded by the coding sequence ATGACTAACGACTTTCTCAAGAACAAAAAGTTTATTTTTGACCGATGGGCTTCTAGCTATGACTGGCTTTTACCTTCAGTGTTTTATCAGGCTGTCCATAAACGGCTGTTAGAATATGTCGATTTACCAGAGCGAGCAAATGTACTTGATTTAGGCTGCGGTACTGGCCGCCTACTAGAACGTCTAGCTACTGATTTTCCCCATTTGCAGGGTACTGGTTTAGATTTATCGTCTAAGATGTTGCAAGTTGCACGACTGAGTAACCGCCACCATCCCAGGTTAATTTTCATTGAAGGTAAAGCCGAGGCTCTACCTTTTGGTGATGGTCAATTTGATGCTGTATTCAACAGCATTAGTTTCTTGCACTATCAAGAACCAAAACAGGTTTTGCAGGAAGTAGCGCGGGTGTTGACTCCTGGTGGACGTTTTTATTTAGTTGATATCACTACGAAAAAAGAGAAAGAACCACAAACATTGTCAATTTCCCATCAGGGAATTAAATTCTACAGTCCCCAGCAACGGGAAATTCTTGGTGCTGTTGCTGGTTTGTCGTGTTTGCATCATCACTATTTATTAGGGCCTGTTTTGCTGACAGTATTTGCTAAATAG